The proteins below come from a single Balaenoptera musculus isolate JJ_BM4_2016_0621 chromosome 1, mBalMus1.pri.v3, whole genome shotgun sequence genomic window:
- the IFI44L gene encoding interferon-induced protein 44-like isoform X1, translating into MAVRTTLTWNEEKSLQKLLGNVSLILLYKSTVHGNRISNMYNRCIRQGSTVTMIYCPKNSFGIFMLGHYPEISEGFRKLNSSIYFSFQKNKTMEMTAAFLNSTLKISNDQLEFQFPISPVQYLSLDLHKRTIVIPKLLVEKLGLNPDLGFRFLECEVFRVEGIKDAAGYINRITRATQHRNSLLADLRAYRPYADLVSEIRILLLGPVGSGKSSFFNSVKSIFHGHLTHQAIVGSDVTSITEQYRIYSVKDGKDGKSLPFMLCDSMGLDEKEGVGLCVADIPHILKGCVPDRYQFSPHKPITPKHPAFITSPSLKDRIHCVAYVFDINSIDNLSSKMVAKFKQVQKEVLNCGVAHVALFTKVNNCYEVLQDNFLKMNKSMISQSQIQNANKMLGIPLSNILVVENYASEREMDPLKDILILSALKQMFRAADDFLEDLPLE; encoded by the exons ATGGCAGTGAGAACCACACTGACATGGAATGAGGAAAAGAGTCTTCAAAAGCTGCTTGGAAATGTTTCTTTGATACTTCTTTATAAGTCTACTGTCCATGGAAACAGAATTAGCAATATGTATAATAGGTGCATTCGTCAGGGATCCACTGTAACAATGATTTATTGCCCCAAGAATAGTTTTGGTATCTTTATGCTTGGGCATTATCCTGAAATCTCTGAAGGTTTTAGAAAGCTAAATAGTTccatctatttttcatttcaaaagaataaaacaatggaaatgaCAGCTGCATTTTTAAATTCAACATTGAAAATTAGCAATGACCAACTGGAATTTCAGTTCCCTATTTCTCCCGTTCAGTACTTATCTCTAGATTTACACAAGAGAACCATTGTTATACCTAAACTTTTAGTGGAAAAATTAGGACTAAATCCTGACTTAGGCTTCCGATTTTTGGAATGTGAAGTTTTTCGAGTGGAAG GAATTAAGGATGCTGCAGGCTACATAAACAGGATAACAAGAGCCACACA GCACAGAAATAGTCTCTTAGCAGACCTCAGAGCCTACAGGCCCTATGCAGACTTGGTTTCAGAAATCCGTATTCTCTTGTTGGGTCCAGTGGGGTCTGGAAAATCCAGTTTTTTCAATTCAGTGAAGTCCATTTTCCACGGCCATTTGACTCACCAAGCCATAGTGGGGTCTGATGTCACCAGCATTACTGAACAG tATAGGATATATTCTGTTAAAGATGGAAAAGATGGTAAATCTCTGCCGTTTATGTTGTGTGACTCCATGGGGCTGGATGAGAAAGAGGGAGTAGGCTTATGTGTGGCTGACATACCCCACATCTTAAAAGGCTGCGTGCCAGACAGATATCAG TTTAGTCCCCATAAACCAATTACACCCAAGCATCCTGCTTTCATCACCTCTCCATCACTGAAAGACAGGATTCACTGCGTGGCTTATGTCTTTGATATCAACTCTATTGACAATCTCTCCTCTAAAATGGTGGCAAAGTTCAAACAAGTTCAGAAAGAAGTATTAAACTGCG GTGTAGCACATGTAGCATTGTTTACTAAAGTGAATAATTGCTATGAAGTTCTTCAAGACAACTTCTTAAAGATGAATAAATCTATGATTTCTCAAAGCCAG ATACAGAATGCCAACAAGATGCTAGGCATTCCTCTTTCTAATATCTTGGTGGTTGAAAATTATGCTTCAGAGCGGGAGATGGATCCTTTAAAGGACATTTTAATCCTCTCTGCACTGAAGCAGATGTTCCGGGCTGCAGATGACTTCTTAGAGGATTTGCCTCTTGAGTAA
- the IFI44L gene encoding interferon-induced protein 44-like isoform X2 has translation MAVRTTLTWNEEKSLQKLLGNVSLILLYKSTVHGNRISNMYNRCIRQGSTVTMIYCPKNSFGIFMLGHYPEISEGFRKLNSSIYFSFQKNKTMEMTAAFLNSTLKISNDQLEFQFPISPVQYLSLDLHKRTIVIPKLLVEKLGLNPDLGFRFLECEVFRVEGIKDAAGYINRITRATQHRNSLLADLRAYRPYADLVSEIRILLLGPVGSGKSSFFNSVKSIFHGHLTHQAIVGSDVTSITEQYRIYSVKDGKDGKSLPFMLCDSMGLDEKEGVGLCVADIPHILKGCVPDRYQFSPHKPITPKHPAFITSPSLKDRIHCVAYVFDINSIDNLSSKMVAKFKQVQKEVLNCGVAHVALFTKVNNCYEVLQDNFLKMNKSMISQSQMQLLECSSSACDISCLDSDTWPKPGLLTASLRLCFYSCFTFCL, from the exons ATGGCAGTGAGAACCACACTGACATGGAATGAGGAAAAGAGTCTTCAAAAGCTGCTTGGAAATGTTTCTTTGATACTTCTTTATAAGTCTACTGTCCATGGAAACAGAATTAGCAATATGTATAATAGGTGCATTCGTCAGGGATCCACTGTAACAATGATTTATTGCCCCAAGAATAGTTTTGGTATCTTTATGCTTGGGCATTATCCTGAAATCTCTGAAGGTTTTAGAAAGCTAAATAGTTccatctatttttcatttcaaaagaataaaacaatggaaatgaCAGCTGCATTTTTAAATTCAACATTGAAAATTAGCAATGACCAACTGGAATTTCAGTTCCCTATTTCTCCCGTTCAGTACTTATCTCTAGATTTACACAAGAGAACCATTGTTATACCTAAACTTTTAGTGGAAAAATTAGGACTAAATCCTGACTTAGGCTTCCGATTTTTGGAATGTGAAGTTTTTCGAGTGGAAG GAATTAAGGATGCTGCAGGCTACATAAACAGGATAACAAGAGCCACACA GCACAGAAATAGTCTCTTAGCAGACCTCAGAGCCTACAGGCCCTATGCAGACTTGGTTTCAGAAATCCGTATTCTCTTGTTGGGTCCAGTGGGGTCTGGAAAATCCAGTTTTTTCAATTCAGTGAAGTCCATTTTCCACGGCCATTTGACTCACCAAGCCATAGTGGGGTCTGATGTCACCAGCATTACTGAACAG tATAGGATATATTCTGTTAAAGATGGAAAAGATGGTAAATCTCTGCCGTTTATGTTGTGTGACTCCATGGGGCTGGATGAGAAAGAGGGAGTAGGCTTATGTGTGGCTGACATACCCCACATCTTAAAAGGCTGCGTGCCAGACAGATATCAG TTTAGTCCCCATAAACCAATTACACCCAAGCATCCTGCTTTCATCACCTCTCCATCACTGAAAGACAGGATTCACTGCGTGGCTTATGTCTTTGATATCAACTCTATTGACAATCTCTCCTCTAAAATGGTGGCAAAGTTCAAACAAGTTCAGAAAGAAGTATTAAACTGCG GTGTAGCACATGTAGCATTGTTTACTAAAGTGAATAATTGCTATGAAGTTCTTCAAGACAACTTCTTAAAGATGAATAAATCTATGATTTCTCAAAGCCAG atgcAATTGTTGGAATGTTCCAGCTCTGCATGCGACATCAGTTGCCTTGATTCAGACACTTGGCCCAAACCAGGGTTGCTGACAGcctctttgagactctgcttctattcatgttttactttctgtctctga